A portion of the Pan troglodytes isolate AG18354 chromosome 10, NHGRI_mPanTro3-v2.0_pri, whole genome shotgun sequence genome contains these proteins:
- the LACRT gene encoding extracellular glycoprotein lacritin: MKFTTLLFLAAVAGALVYAEDASSDSTGADPAQEAGTSKPNEEISGPAEPASPPETTTTAQETSAAVQGTAKVTSSRQELNPLKSIVEKSILLTEQAFAKAGKGMHGGVPGGKQFIENGSEFAQKLLKKFSLLKPWA, encoded by the exons ATGAAATTTACCACTCTCCTCTTCTTGGCAGCTGTAGCAGGGGCCCTGGTCTATGCTG AAGATGCCTCCTCTGACTCGACGGGTGCTGATCCTGCCCAGGAAGCTGGGACCT CTAAGCCTAATGAAGAGATCTCAGGTCCAGCAGAACCAGCTTCACCCCCAGAGACAACCACAACAGCCCAGGAGACTTCGGCAGCAGTTCAGGGGACAGCCAAGGTCACCTCAAGCAGGCAGGAACTAAACCCCCTGA AATCCATAGTGGAGAAAAGTATCTTACTAACAGAACAAGCCTTTGCAAAAGCAGGAAAAGGAATGCACGGAGGCGTGCCAGGTGGAAAACAATTCATCGAAA ATGGAAGTGAATTTGCACAAAAATTACTGAAGAAATTCAGTCTATTAAAACCATGGGCATGA